A region from the Gossypium hirsutum isolate 1008001.06 chromosome A08, Gossypium_hirsutum_v2.1, whole genome shotgun sequence genome encodes:
- the LOC107908205 gene encoding transcription factor IBH1-like 1 encodes MHLPHSTLKQEFVKKWIMGLQRCKFSNKNMSIFERKKAIKLSADTAMASARKGLTCWSRALISTPDRSAVPTTTRRASLACKKIVKRSRRIRRTAKCGAARKRQITRSIAQCLVWKRTQILKSLIPGGEFMNEVCLIEETLDYITSLRVQVDVMRSLASASVRASEPHN; translated from the coding sequence aTGCATCTTCCTCATAGTACACTCAAGCAAGAGTTTGTCAAGAAATGGATAATGGGTCTTCAAAGATGCAAGTTTTCAAACAAGAACATGAGTATCTTTGAGAGAAAAAAGGCCATAAAGTTATCAGCTGATACAGCCATGGCATCTGCAAGAAAGGGTCTAACCTGTTGGAGCCGAGCACTCATTTCGACCCCCGATCGGTCGGCGGTGCCGACAACGACGAGACGAGCTTCGTTGGCGTGTAAGAAGATTGTGAAAAGGAGCCGTAGGATCCGAAGGACAGCAAAATGTGGTGCTGCCCGAAAGAGACAAATAACAAGGTCTATTGCTCAATGTCTGGTATGGAAAAGAACGcagattttgaaaagtttaatacCAGGTGGAGAGTTTATGAATGAAGTGTGTTTGATTGAAGAAACTTTAGATTATATTACATCTCTTAGAGTTCAAGTTGATGTAATGAGAAGCCTTGCTAGTGCTTCAGTTAGAGCTAGTGAACCCCATAATTAA